The Musa acuminata AAA Group cultivar baxijiao chromosome BXJ3-6, Cavendish_Baxijiao_AAA, whole genome shotgun sequence region GACAAGCTTGACTGCCTCGAGAAGGTCAGAGTTCTGTCTGTGGAGTCTGACATAGGACGAGCGTGTTTGATCGAGTTAGGCTTCTTCccgctgctgctgcagctgctgttCCAATTCTCGGTGGTGGTCGATTCGGCACTCGCCGAGGCGATGCTCGACTGCGTCCTGAGCTTGTTAGCCTCCGCCCAACTGGATTCTCTCGACATGCTCAAGGAGCACGCCAGGTTGACCTCGTTGGAGCTCCTGTTAGACCAAGGCAACACGAAGACGAAGACGAGCTTATGCCATCTCTTGAAAGTCATAGCTGCTTCTTCAGCAACTCGAGAGCTGTGCCTCGTAGTAGGAGAGTCGCGGCGGGTCTTGCAAGCGCTCGTCTCTCTTCTACATGATAAGTCCAGCATCCGAGCATCGGAGGCAGCAGTTCGAGCGATCTCAGGTATGTGCTCGTTAGAACCCAATCGAAGCCATGCGATCAGAGGAGGTGTGGTGGACGGCCTCGTCTCGCACCTGTCGAGTCCGAACCCAAGAACTGCTGCGCCTGCGCTGGCGACGCTGGAGCTGCTGCTGACACTGGAGGCCGGCAAGAAGGCTCTCGTCGAACATTCCGACGCGATCAAGGTCCTGGTGAAGATGGTGTTCAGGATGTCGACGGCCGATCACGAGGGGAGCGAGCACGCTCTGGGTTCGCTGCTCGCGGTGTGCTGCGAGTCGGAGAAGGCGCGGTCGGAGGCGATGGACGCCGGGGTGATgacgcagctgctgctgctgctccagaGCCAGTGCAGCTCCATGGCCAAGGCCAAAGCCAGGGACTTGCTCAAATTAATGAGGTCTCTGTGGACTgaagaaaccaggaggttgtaatCTCCTGTGCCTCTCATCGTTCTCGACTCAATCTTCTCCATGCAAATAGCCACTGTGTGATGGCTTTACTTTGTTGCACGACTGAAGCCATGCACATTCTTCAAGTTATTTGGCCATTGCATGTCTATTGGAACCTAAGAAGATTAACAACTCCCACTTCTGCATTCACAAGCATTTAGATTAACCTTCTTTGGGGTGCATAAAGGAGTATTTTCTGGTTTCCTGTTCACAAATGTCAGAAGAGAATAACATAAGAATGCTCAAAAGATCAACGTAAAAGCCTCTGATGCATGCATGGCCTCTTTAGGCAAAGCCATCATCACCTATAAAGTTTTATTTTCTGGTCTGATAACTCACgctaaataaatatatgatttggAAAGGTGgagatcatcatcatcacctttcAAGTAGAATAATTCTTGATAGAAGATTCCAAGAGGCACGATTCAGAGGTTTGAGACAAAATGGGATTGTGAGGAGAATAAGTTTGGGTACACTCCACTGCCTTCATGTCTAAAGCAACTTTGTCATTCCAGAAGCTACAACACTGTTGAAGTAGTGAAGCAGCCAAGAAAAGAATATTTCTAGCCCTTCTAGACTGCACCATCACTGAGGTGGGAGCTCCAACCAATTCATTCTTTCCACTGAATTGAGAGAATAGAGAATGTCTTTATGAAAAAGTATTAAGCTAGAACTGCATGATTATAGCAAACACTCAGATACTAACTGATTTGGAGTAatgtctcaaaagaaaagaaaaaatacttCCATCAATATAAATGTGAAGATCTCGTCTTATCGACGGAGAGACTATTTCCGTGAGTCGAACATGAGATTTCCAGATGATTTGACTACCATGCAAAATGATATTTTCTCTAGACTAATATACATTCAAAGATAATTAGTCCTGAGAGTGTGGACCTGTTGATGAGCACAGCAGGTAGGACATCATAAAGCAATTAGTGCCATGGACCTTTCAAACCCAAGCTATGAGTTGCATCTTTTCCAGTAATGTCAAAAGCCAAACTTTTCTAGGGTACAGAACCAGTCAATCATGTGTTTGTTGATAAAGCACTTGCTAAAACATTATCCAGAACATCCTACTCAGATGATGTAATTAGACACCATGCAGAGGCATGCTATTTAATATGCTTGTTCAAATCATGCAGATGTAGCATGGTTGATGTAAAAATATGACCATTATATCTTTTTTCCTAGATCAAGTTATAAAGGCACCTATCAACCACCAACCATGATGCCAAGTTGCCACATTCAATAAACAAGGCTTCTAGTGTTTGAACAACCATGCTAAAAGGCACCTTTCAATCACAAAATATGGAAAATGTCAGTCATCTTCACATAAGGGGAAAATAAGTTTTAGTAGAACTCtaggaacagaaaataaaattataataatcacaaatagTTCTTAGAAGAAATTACTTGGATAATAAAAATACTCTCTTATGTCAGTCTTTGTCCTTCAAAACAATTAGATGATGGAAAGCTTGTGTGTCAAGCTCCCATAGCAGGTAGACTTTCAACAGTCTATGTTGATGAAACGAAAGGAAAACCAAACCATCGTTTATTGTCCAAAAAATACATATACACCCTAATATTCATCATCCTTTGCACCATAAGTTCCAAAAAGGTAACTCTCAAGTCCAATATTGGGGTCACTGCTCCCAACACTAAGTCAACAGAACTGAAGGCTAAGATACATAAAGAAGAGTGTGATTAAAGATGCCCAGGAAATGATCCTACTAGAGACCCAGAAAATGGCTGTGGAACATGCTGTATGTGATACTGGGGTCACAAGGTCATTTATTGAGCCCCATGATGTCAG contains the following coding sequences:
- the LOC103989101 gene encoding U-box domain-containing protein 26 isoform X1: MSIPYLFRCPISLDLFTDPVTLSTGQTYDRPSIEKWLADGNLTCPVTMQRLTDTTLIPNHTLRHLIHRWLLADPGVNCRHRPVQSAGHIDAGFSLLALKQKLQSSNTSRADKLDCLEKVRVLSVESDIGRACLIELGFFPLLLQLLFQFSVVVDSALAEAMLDCVLSLLASAQLDSLDMLKEHARLTSLELLLDQGNTKTKTSLCHLLKVIAASSATRELCLVVGESRRVLQALVSLLHDKSSIRASEAAVRAISGMCSLEPNRSHAIRGGVVDGLVSHLSSPNPRTAAPALATLELLLTLEAGKKALVEHSDAIKVLVKMVFRMSTADHEGSEHALGSLLAVCCESEKARSEAMDAGVMTQLLLLLQSQCSSMAKAKARDLLKLMRSLWTEETRRL
- the LOC103989101 gene encoding U-box domain-containing protein 26 isoform X2 — translated: MSIPYLFRCPISLDLFTDPVTLSTGQTYDRPSIEKWLADGNLTCPVTMQRLTDTTLIPNHTLRHLIHRWLLADPGVNCRHRPVQSAGHIDAGFSLLALKQKLQSSNTSRADKLDCLEKLLFQFSVVVDSALAEAMLDCVLSLLASAQLDSLDMLKEHARLTSLELLLDQGNTKTKTSLCHLLKVIAASSATRELCLVVGESRRVLQALVSLLHDKSSIRASEAAVRAISGMCSLEPNRSHAIRGGVVDGLVSHLSSPNPRTAAPALATLELLLTLEAGKKALVEHSDAIKVLVKMVFRMSTADHEGSEHALGSLLAVCCESEKARSEAMDAGVMTQLLLLLQSQCSSMAKAKARDLLKLMRSLWTEETRRL